The DNA sequence CCAGTTGGTCGCCATGTAGCCGCCGGGACAGCGCGGGAAGCCGGCCGCGATGAGACCGGCTACCACGCGAGCGGCCAGCGCGTCGAAGTAGGCGCGCGAGTTCTCCGTGTCCTCCAGATAGGCGAGCGCGTTGTCCTGGTCGCTCAGGAGCACCTGCTCCATCCGCCCGCCCGAGCCGAGCGTCAGCCACGCGTACGGGCACGGCGGCGTGCCGAGCGCACCTTCGGCCCGCCGCAGCAGCCGCACGGTCAGCGCGTCGTTGAGCGTCGCGATGACGCGTGCGATCTGCAGTACGTCGAGCCCGCCCTTGAGCAGCGCCTCGGCCACCGCCGCCACCTCGCCCGCGTAGCCGGCGAGGGCGTCGGTGGCGCTGTCGAGCGCCTCGATCCGCCGCAGCAGCGCGAGCGGGCTCGTCGCCTGGTGGCGGAGCAAGTCGGTGTCGGTCACCACCCCGGCAATCCGGCCGCCGCGCGTCAGCGGCAGGTGGTGGAAACCCTGCTCGAGCCGCCAGAGCAGCGCTCCGAACACGGTGGTGTCGGCCGGCAGCGAGCGCAGCGGGCGGCTCATGACCGCGCGCACCGGGGTATCCGGGTCCAGGTCGGCGGCCAGGACGCGGCTGCGCAGATCGCGGTCGGTGACGATGCCGAGCGGCTCGCCGGCGATCAACACCGAGCTCACGCCGGCGTCGCGCATCGCCCTGGCGGTCTCGGCCACCGTCGCGTCCGGCTTCACGAACAGCGGCGGCCGGCTGATGAGCGCCTCCACCGGCGTGGCCAGGTCGCCGCCTACGCGTGTGCTCTCGAGGCCCGGCACGCCCTCAAGCGCCGCCTTCCGTCTCCCCGATCGATGCCATGGCGCCCGACATCGTCGCACGCCGCACCGGCCGATCCCGCGGGCGCCCGGAGCGCAGCACCCGCGGGCCGACGGGTGAGCCCCCGCCGGTGACTACTGCTCGGCCAGGGGCCTCTCGGCACCGAGGCCGGTCTCGGACCGGACATACAGCTCGTGGAAGCTGCGCTCCGTCTCGCGCTCCTTCGACAGCAGCGTCCCGA is a window from the Chloroflexota bacterium genome containing:
- a CDS encoding DUF294 nucleotidyltransferase-like domain-containing protein encodes the protein MPGLESTRVGGDLATPVEALISRPPLFVKPDATVAETARAMRDAGVSSVLIAGEPLGIVTDRDLRSRVLAADLDPDTPVRAVMSRPLRSLPADTTVFGALLWRLEQGFHHLPLTRGGRIAGVVTDTDLLRHQATSPLALLRRIEALDSATDALAGYAGEVAAVAEALLKGGLDVLQIARVIATLNDALTVRLLRRAEGALGTPPCPYAWLTLGSGGRMEQVLLSDQDNALAYLEDTENSRAYFDALAARVVAGLIAAGFPRCPGGYMATNW